The stretch of DNA TGCTCTCCGATCTACGCACGTAGTAATCGACGAATGAGTCCGCcacgaaacttcccaagttacACTCTCCCGTACGACATTCACGCTTGGATAGAACCACTCGCGAGGATCCGACGTTGCGATAAGCAAGCTGATCCACCATTTCCTTCCAAGGTTTTAGTTCCTGAACGATTTGTGGGTCCAGTGGTATCGATTCATCCAAGAAAACAGGGTTACCCTCCCATTCAACTAGTTTACCCTCCGAATCGAAGTAGGCCGTGAGTCGACCGATGAACTTCGTGAAGCAAGAGGCCTGAACAACCAGAGCTTTGTTCCCGTCGGGACGCTTAACTACCACTGGATAGGGTCCTGCCGGAGGGTCTGGGAACCCCTCGGTTGAACCATTGTAGAGAAAGGTATGCGAGTGACCACCGACCACGATATCGACGTCCGCACATTCGGCTGCAATCTTTTTATCGATGTCAATTCCACAATGCGAAAGCACCACGATAATGTTCACTCCGCTCGCTCTCAACTGCGCCACCTCCGTATTTATCGCTTCGACCTCATCCAGAAACACTAACCGCTCCGTCATGCTCAAAGTGTTCGTCGCATGGTGAATTACCCCGATTACACCGATCCGTACACCTCCACGGCGTATCACAACCGATTTATTATACTTCCCCTGTATGCGGGGTTCTCCGCTGTCATCCAAATTCGCAACCACGACGGGTGATTTAATCGCCCCCATAAACGGTACCACCCCATCAATTCCGTGATCGAACTCATGATTCCCAAGCGTTATCGCATCAGCTGGTAGCAAGTTCAGAAAATAACTCGTCACATTCCATCTCAGCAGCGTGTACCAAAACGTTCCTTGGAAGTTATCGCCCGCGTTCAGATAGATCGGGTTCTGCTCCTTGTACGCCTCACTCAAATCCTTCACCGCCGAAACGACCCGGCCATAGCCACCGATACAACGCTCCCCCTCCTGGGGTTTGCACTTTGTCGAAAGCACATTCGTTTCCTCGAATCTCGCGTGAAAATCGTTCAGATGGATCACCGTCAGTGGGAACAGTCCCTCCTCCTTGGAGATCAGTATCCCCCCGTTGACCGTCGTCGCACCACCGCCAACCAGAAGGACACTAATTAGCACCAGCCCAAACGAACCCATTCCAAACTGCCCGAACGCCACCGATGCACTGACAGCAGCATTGTTAGTGTTGTGGCTCCGGTCAAAGTTCTCCCCCTCCCCCCGGGTGGCCAATTGCAATCTATTATAGTCGCCGAGAACGAATCTGCGGCGGAAGCGATAAGAGTCCTCAGCTGTGTGTGAGGctgaacgaaaaaaataaataaataaaacagcgTATGGTTCTGCTGTTTGCCGCCACGGGAAAAAGCATATGAAACAGTGCTCTCCACACAGTCATTTAGTGACCATTAATCTTGTGAATGGCAGAATTGAATTCGGAGTACACCAAAACAGACGCGCGAAAGGGAGAgagataccgttctgaatcatatttcggacatcatattttggacactttgtactaatatcttgaaatgcttaacgcactatgatttagtgtccgaagtttgatttttattcgcttcatttgaaaagcattttattcgatgatttttttatgttttcaatcaaataggtaccaaagtagaaaggttagaagcatattgaactaatttattaaaaatatcaaccaaatgatACCTGTGCatttagacctgttttctgcatcatatgccttaagcgtccgaaatatgattcagaacggtatattagTTGATAACAGAGCGATTCGGATGGTTACAGCTCTGTTGGGGATGCGGGAAGGATGTGGCGCGCGAAATGATGCGGCCAATTTTATCTGCAATTTTTTTGTCTACTCAAATGGTGGTTTAGAAAAATAAGCGCGAATGCGATAACCATTCGTTTGGTacgaaatgggttgaataaacactcagaaaataaaaaattatgaatgaaattacttttccatttcaaatatattttctctatactatagtaacactttttttcgggtgagaaaaattgtgttcgataatgataattatcttaaattgctttgatgagcttttttatttatttcatccatacataacacaggagccctCTCGTCCAgtatcacagagggcggctttggtacgtgatacgcaccatctaatgactaatcaccatccttctatcattatcactcggttatggacactggtgaagagaacaaacaatacctaacaaccagacaaaacagaCCCAAACCATTattgaagagtttaacaatgtaattcttccaTTCTTAATTCCAAAATCAGCCTGCagcagatagtctaacggaatcctacgtcaactatgcggtcgtgtcttggacacaaccctcctgtgacttttttttgaacttttagAATGCATCCAACTTTTGAAAATAACTCTCTACTAAGAAAGATTTTGTGAAATATTAAGGATTCACACAAGCCATATGTCCCAATTTGTTGTCTTATGTCATAAACACATTCCACTGAGTGCTCAGAATTCCATACAGAAATGTTTCTGTTTGAATTAAATATTACCCCTTCATCTTGCACCATCTGTTATTTTGCgaatattgcagtaagttctaatattTCCAGGCAAATTCTTAGCCTAGTGTATCCCCAAAACACATGTAAATTGGACAAGAATTTCATCAGttatcgtatcagaagtacaaaatgctacgcgactctcagaatggaCGATTATTAACTTTCATGCGTTCGAAGGTacgagcagggttgccaactattattttaaaaaatcaggaagaatacaaataaaaatcagaataaatcaggatagctcataatgggttgtccgaaaagttaatgtcgatttttgggaaaacaaaaacataattttcaatcaaagcattataatacttgtacactcatttcgagaatccggagttgtcacatcgggacatcggtaagatgctgggaatcgtccaatccacggtcagcagagcttgagcttgcttgagcttgggtagactgcacaattcgtagttgctctccgtgattgacctgaaacaaccaaattgcacaaagaacactcaGAATGTATCGTATCGACATAATATATGAATGGGGGATCTGAAAAGGTCTCCTCTGCAATAGGATCGTAGCTCcggtaagtgatttgattctcTATGCGCTGAAACAACTACTTGACGAAACgcaaactcgaaaatcaaatatAATTGGCAGCTGCTGAAGATATGGAAGGGTGACCAGAAAAGGTCTCCTCTGTTCGACGAAACGAACACTCAGAACTCAAATGAATTTCGCAGCGGCTGAATATCCTAAAGGATGACCTGAAACGGTCTCCTCTGCAATAGAACCGGAACTCCAGTTAGTGATTCGGTTTTGTAAGCGCGGAAACAACTACTCGGCgaaacgaaaactcgaaaatcaaatgcgtttctTAGATAATAAAGATGTTATAGGGTGGCCTGAAAAGGTCTCCTCTGCGATATATTGGACTGATAATGTTCTTTGTGCCTAATCGCACGTAATTCATCTTCATTGCATCACACGGAGGTAACCTTTGGGCAATCTTAGAAGGCAACCGAGAAAGCTCCTTCCATATATATCGAATTggcaaaatattttaaatgctaaTCTATAAAGGCAACCAAGAAAACTCTTCTAAAATAGATTGGATCGGCGATATACTTTTTTGTTAATCGCGCTCTAAAAGGTAGGGATATAGAAGAAGGTACACAAAAAGAGCCTTCCACAGTAATAAGGACCCAACCACACAAACAGAGCAACGTAAACGCGCACAAAACCGCTAGAATCACGCCCCTGTATAAAAACTTTTGAGCGATGATGTTTTATTTGCAAATACGCAAATAGCGACGAGCCGACAAGACTACAAGTGGTGTCACCAACACACATAGGCAGATACTGGACGTTGTTTGATGTAACTACACAGCCAAGTTTATCACGATGCAAATACGCACACACTAGTACCACACATGCCAAACAGACGTCCGACATGGCACGCATACACTGTTGTCGCTTGAAGTGAGAAAGAAAAGGATGAAAAACTTCTTGGCAGTAAACTTTACACTACTGCCACAGAAATTCTATATGTGAGAATTCACTTGTACAGCACTTGTGTCGTTCTTGAAAGTGCGCTGATCAACGAATCACCTTTCCGCATGGACGGATTTGCACACTTTTTTGGGACACTTTCACCATGAGAACCGATCTGAGCTCTTTCCCATTCTTTCATAATCGTGATATCTTCACTTAGAACACGATTTGATATTGACACTGCGAAGACTAAATTTCAATACATATACAAAAACACACACACGGAAATTACGCAGAAAAATGAGAAACATGTTGTAACACGAAACCAAACGAGAAACTAATACTCTCCGCCGCACACTGCACTGCACTTTTGCACGGCATTTTCCGCAAATATCCAGGAAATCTGAACAAATTCAACAGGATTTCAATGTAGCGATGAAAAAAGCGCACTTTTATATAACACTAGTGCATCTTTTATTGAAACGCctaaaaatttcatcgaaacAACAGCGACACTCAAAGGAAAAACACGGAGCGCGAACGAGCACGTCCAATCGGCACCGTCGCTCAACCCGAACTcccgtccaatccacggtcagcagagtactaaaacgatacttcgagaacctaaccatcgaccggaaggtgaagaacggtaaaaatggatgctccgtcagtgaaaaagatcacaagcgcgtagttaagcagtttagacgtgatccgagaagttcggtccgggatgtcgccaataagctgaatttgtcaagttcattcgtccagcggaccaagcagcgggagggcctgcgtacatacaaggttcagaaggctcctaaccgcgacgaaaggcaaaacatggtggggaagacgcgagcccggaagctgtacaccgaaatgctgacgaagccgcattgcctggtaatggacgacgaaacctacgtcaaagcggactttcgtcagctgccgggcctgttgtgcttctccgcaaaggacaaattcagcgttccggaggagattcgcaagcagaaactatccaagtttgccaaaaagtacatggtgtggcaagcgatctgctcttgcggaaagcggagttgtcaaatcggaggcggacttcaagagaaaatggagttctgtttaaaaaaaaactacaacctgacgttgtacagaaccttatggacggggtaaagaggaaggtgcgagcatacgagcttgggctcgaagtatgaataaaaagaaaatgctaaaagttgtttaatagtttttattttactgtctaaaattttcaaaaggatcggtctactgggcgaatttctaaagcgttttttccgtgatgcaatttgatgtgacacaccctttaattgatttttcgaaccacgctaaaatggaaatggtcaccctaacaaaaaaataataaatacggATCTATTGtattgtgataaagaacaaaattaccacttttcacgaaaatctgagaaccactctaTCGGTGTGGCATGGAAAGGCtgtatagatatatttaccatagtcccatcattaaagtttattctactttgaatcagacgaacaaattacaaataaaatctttttatattgaccgTGGATTTTAAAATGTTCCcgtgagtaattttacactctgaaacgtattcctacattaataactctgggcgtacatctacatacacattatcctaaataaagcaatgttgttcctcaaacttaatctcgttgtaattaatttcatattttcgtcagacaatctggctttatgaaattttctagcactgttttggaaagctacggaacaattgagggtagagataaaagaATAAGTACAGCTctgcgtctagagaatttaacttaatgtaagatatatactagtgcgaaccggagaactataatgacagaaaactttgacatggaaaccaccatatttattttgaataatgTAGAGAGTACGAAAATcaggaaaatcaggatcatttcagaaaaatcaggataaattgagtgttcgccAGAATATCAGGGAGTGTggtaaaaagtctgggaaatcctgaaaaatcaggaaggttggcaactctgGGTACGAGGATTGCAAAGAGTGGTCATACTCACACGCAGAGATGCCAACCGTCCTGATTTTTAGGGATTTCCCAAGTGTTTTGGTACGtttcctgatatcctgacaaaaactcaattttgcctgatttttataaaatgatcctgatttttcctggttttttgtacttttaatttatcaaaaaaaaataatccataTGGAATAGACTAGGATTTCTGAGAGAGTTTTGCAGGAtggaaatgagaactgtcataatagccTATATTGAAAAACTCTCTGGTTCACAGGTGTATAATGCTtaatctttttgacgtagaactacgtctttcaggaagggtgccaaatcagaaaacaagtcacgtttttatgaaataaagttaacgttaataactatttgcattgtgaacgaattctcatgatttgcataccaatcgaatcggaacttctctaagatttgtttgatatgatatacattacaattcgctaatctctaaacggtttaaattcatgaaaactggaaaaactTCCTTTatacccatacatttgttctgccgatttgtctgctaaccctacccgtatttcgaatgcttataactcgcaaatttcttaacagatcggaaagatgtttgcatcaagtgataggaaatatttctgcgcgtctatcacaattaataaaatgttatttttcatgagatgaattgaataactgtaaaatgtcaagcgttatctaaacgccctaactgccaagttttgataagcccgatttacggtttccccagaCTCCCCCAGGTGGGAATCcgttttgcaaatatacatgcaagtcgggggtattttgttcccaccgagctgtgtttccctaacacgtactTCAATATCAATGTGcccgggggaatccgctttgcaaatacatgcaagttgggggaaaTTTTTggcgttgagtacttttgtgctcgctttgtactgagaagcctgggaaaatcgtcatttcaggtactagaggtgaatgaactttcgcggttcgagtactacgtaaacatgagatgtgcaataattccagagggaaatgtaaaatacaatgatcgtttgacaatttttccgttcaaatattttggtagtcctagacatatcaaacgtaaaaggacgttcattaaatttatttgtaacgaagaacataatctattacaaaaatttggatgcattccaaaataatattcaaagtggtAAACGAATGGATTCCATACGATAAttttgtagttctacgtcggaaatatgcggttgtgtcctagatacaaccccttacaatttttttcgtttataaTCTATATTTTGGCGTTATCGAAGGTCGCGAAAAATGTCTACACAAATTTTGGCATATAGTGATACGGTTTGGAACTCTCCAAAACGgagattgtgtttttttttaaatttatttcaacaCTTTAAGAAATCATAACAATTCAAGAAAAGCAATACaaaaatagaatctacatgTGATTCTACATGAAAAGCTATATATAACATTTTATCCTAGAACTAACCATCCTCGAGATATGATGAATTTTATATAATGATAATGATGTTCATGAAATAATAGAAGATGCATACTGTCGTTAGACCTTATGACTGAGGTTCCGACACTTTATAGAAATttaacaaatattatttttattaaggagtgtatcgaaaagtagtttTAAACATTCAACACGTTCTTACACTAAAATgggtgaacattttttgtggTATAATCAGAGccgctttgtcaaaaatcgaaatataagtcatttagtcgcggtcataaatttttttgaaatttttgaaatgtcgcgaattgatttggaaactaaaaagaaaattctgcacAATTGGTGCGCCGAAAAGGGTGTTACataccacaaaatagcaaaaaacaATATAAGTGATTGTATCAAGGACGCGaccacatttttgacgtagaaccacgcaattatattatgcaatccacttattcaccatttcgaatattattttagaatgcatcgaattttttgctcctatattccgcttgaggttGAATCGAACTCCACAATATGCAAAAGTAAGGTTTTCCTACggggatttgaaagcatacttccatgaaatatacgttgtaTCTCAATAAATGGAGTGTATATCAaacgggtgttgaataaaaaatgagaattttttcagtcacatataaaaaaaatttgttttttcatcgatttcagtatttcttattaataacataatgtattttcttcaaaaaaatgtcagtgaatgtttgagtatgggccgtggtctgctgttcgacgcaactttgtcgcgatgctctcacaagaacgttgtatggcacttacgtccattttccggatacaattccggattcttgtagtcagttgcttcgtgtccttggccctccaattgtttttatacactagggcactgagtgagccaaagaaatcctctattgggcggcactggggcaagtttgttgggttactatctttcggcacgaacggtatctttttctcctcaagatacgccagcgtcttcttggcgtaatgggaagacgccttgtccggccagaagacgtacttcccatccgcgtgatgctcgttcaggaacgacagcaggattttatcgaggcactcttctcgatagataagttggttgattgccagaccgctcgccttaaaccaaggctttgtaatgccccggtcggaaatggcgatgtacaacataacctttttttcaaacttgtgcttgaacatgtatttcacttcaggcggtgtggatgacctgtcgctggagtagtaattatcatttcctggaatatgcgttttggacagcggaaaatagctttcgtcgtccagaacgaaagacgtcccacggtattttttggtcttccaccgacactgtgatttaaccgtctcaatctgctcctccgtgtactccggcgacctcgtcttcttcctgcagacgattccttccatcttgagggtccgatagatcaatacgtgggagcagccatatttccgaccgacgtcacgcaggctggttgcatccttgttgtcaaacagcttctttaacgatgtcttcctctgcttcgtcattatcgtcaccggacgaccacttccgaccttccgctctacgttcagggaacccaggatacgatataccgtactgacaggtacattttcttccttaaaatgtgccaccatgAACTTGTTTCCTTggtggaaatgcgtttcgtagaaccgtacaaagCGTTCGCGgaacacgtgctgtttcgacgccatctttgctttgactaaattcaaactagcaaaaccaaacacgcctactgtttctagggagcccaaagagcaattttcttggagaaagaaaattttacgctctttatttgagttactgaaaggtattgaaaaaaatctcattttttatttaacacccgttatattccaaaattctattCCATATCCACACTTgcacaaaaaattctcgtatgcatccttttttgtcgtagcacactttGATACAGAGGGTTTCCTCTTATATCgaggtgtgtgtatatgtgtttgAAATCAGCATTATGCATGAATGTTATCCGCTCACTCGCAACTCATTCTAAACATATTCTGGTCCGGTttgaattttattaattgtgatagacgcgtaggaaTATTTTCTATCTATTGATgctaacatctttccgatctattaagaaatattcgagttataagcattcgaaatacgggtagggttagcacacaaatcggcagaacaaatatatgggaaaaaaagggtgggttagatctatgatataaccgcaaggttgacgtgggactaccttagcgtaccaatcattcgtt from Toxorhynchites rutilus septentrionalis strain SRP chromosome 3, ASM2978413v1, whole genome shotgun sequence encodes:
- the LOC129780137 gene encoding apyrase-like; amino-acid sequence: MGSFGLVLISVLLVGGGATTVNGGILISKEEGLFPLTVIHLNDFHARFEETNVLSTKCKPQEGERCIGGYGRVVSAVKDLSEAYKEQNPIYLNAGDNFQGTFWYTLLRWNVTSYFLNLLPADAITLGNHEFDHGIDGVVPFMGAIKSPVVVANLDDSGEPRIQGKYNKSVVIRRGGVRIGVIGVIHHATNTLSMTERLVFLDEVEAINTEVAQLRASGVNIIVVLSHCGIDIDKKIAAECADVDIVVGGHSHTFLYNGSTEGFPDPPAGPYPVVVKRPDGNKALVVQASCFTKFIGRLTAYFDSEGKLVEWEGNPVFLDESIPLDPQIVQELKPWKEMVDQLAYRNVGSSRVVLSKRECRTGECNLGSFVADSFVDYYVRRSESSNEWTYASIGITNDGGMRTSLNSGNLTYDDLVTTVPYENTIDTFEIQGLHLLEALEYSASRFNTADFLQLSGLRIVYNVTKPIGRRVASVHVRCRECKVPKYQPIDTSKLYRVAIAAWIGNGGNGYTMFKQHRVNVRVGPLDIVVLEQYVKKMSPIMQGIDGRIRILK